A genome region from Purpureocillium takamizusanense chromosome 8, complete sequence includes the following:
- a CDS encoding Cystathionine gamma-synthase (COG:E~EggNog:ENOG503NZPG): MVVLKPQSDFGHAPPPQTPYSIITNLPGWDQARSIRDGDMSALSRIVHIYPRFAPTQFAAELGQAIAQLVGMEGSVALPYLNPDMGPYTRRHVTLAQRKEHVMTPDAISLRCVDVGGHRLFVVLYDPKHMLGAMATWSNPGIGLSIRAGEQLLKHVATMQEVELPIGGADADVMPAPTWTPEGPAHQGLRERIVELLHRAPLDPARVATCAPGDVYLYPTGMAAVFHTSNALVRFRPGTIVVLGVVFHNTYHHLIEESPHGWKHFGRVDEEGIDAFESWLDQETQNGRDVSHVLVEVPGNPTLDTVDVARIKKLSEKHGFILILDDTVAGFGNVDFLAETDVLLTSLTKSFSGLSNVMGGSIVLNPLSPHFSALSSVFSSTHRNELFIADADVLLANSRDFLARTRRLNRNAHAMATFLHGTIGQGDSPVASVQYPGLLPSKGLYDKYKRRSDKELPEPGYGCLMTVNFASVAAAKAFYDRLGFYPSPHLGGHVTLALCYNMFMFSKNPEEREYMRTCGVKEESVRISAGLEDVEDLIDTLKDALDAAAAAAEEAKKKHAETTAKDV, encoded by the exons atggtCGTCCTCAAGCCCCAATCCGACTTCGGGCATGCCCCGCCCCCGCAGACGCCCtacagcatcatcaccaacctCCCGGGATGGGACCAGGCGCGGAGcatccgcgacggcgacatgtCGGCGCTGTCGCGCATCGTCCACATCTACCCGCGCTTTGCGCCGACGCAGTTTGCGGCCGAG CTGGGCCAGGCCATCGCACAACTCGTGGGCATGGAGGGCTCCGTCGCCCTGCCCTATCTCAACCCCGACATGGGCCCCTACACGCGCCGGCACGTCAcgctggcgcagcgcaaGGAGCACGTCATGACGCCCGACGCCATCAGCCTCCGgtgcgtcgacgtcggcggccacaGGCTCTTCGTCGTGCTCTACGACCCCAAGCACATgctcggcgccatggcgacgtgGAGCAACCCCGGCATCGGCCTGTCGATTCGGGCCGGGGAGCAGCTCCTCAAGCATGTCGCCACCATGCAGGAAGTCGAGCTGCCGATTGgtggtgccgacgccgacgtgatGCCTGCCCCAACATGGACGCCCGAGGGCCCGGCGCACCAGGGTCTGCGtgagcgcatcgtcgagctgctgcatcggGCGCCGCTGGACCCAGCCAGGGTGGCGACGTGCGCGCCCGGGGACGTGTATCTGTATCccacgggcatggcggccgtcttcCACACGAGCAACGCCCTCGTGCGCTTCCGCCCGGGCACCATTGTCGTCctgggcgtcgtcttccacAACACGTACCACCATCTCATCGAGGAGTCGCCCCACGGCTGGAAGCATttcggccgcgtcgacgaagaGGGCATCGACGCGTTCGAGTCGTGGCTCGACCAGGAGACTCAGAACGGCAGGGACGTCAGCCACGTGCTGGTCGAAGTGCCCGGGAACCCAACCCTCGATACGGTCGATGTGGCCCGCATCAAGAAGCTG TCGGAGAAACATGGCTTCATCCTCATCCTTGACGATACTGTCGCCGGCTTCGGCAACGTCGACTTCCTTGCCGAGACGGACGTGCTCTTGACCTCGCTCACCAAGTCCTTTAGCGGCCTCTCCAACGTCATGGGCGGCTCCATCGTTCTCAACCCCCTCTCGCCGCACTTTTCGGCCCTGTCCTCGGTCTTCTCCTCGACGCACCGCAACGAGCTCTTCATTGCCGACGCGGACGTGCTGCTCGCCAACTCGCGCGACTTTCTCGCCCGCACGCGACGCCTCAACCGCAACGCccacgccatggccacgtTTCTCCACGGCACCATCGGTCAGGGCGAttcgcccgtcgccagcgtcCAGTACCCGGGACTCCTACCCAGCAAGGGCCTATACGACAAGTACAAGAGACGCAGCGACAAGGAGTTGCCAGAGCCGGGTTACGGATGCCTCATGACGGTCAACTTTGCGagcgtggccgcggccaaggccttTTACGACCGGCTCGGCTTCTACCCGAGCCCGCATCTGGGCGGCCACGTCACCCTCGCGCTGTGCTACAACATGTTCATGTTCTCCAAGAATCCTGAGGAGAGGGAGTACATGAGGACGTGCGGGGTCAAGGAGGAGAGCGTGAGGATCTCGGCCGGCCTGGAGGACGTGGAGGACCTCATAGACACCCTCAAGGATGCTttggatgctgctgcagctgctgcagaggaggccaagaagaagcatgccgagacgacggccaaggacgtGTAG
- a CDS encoding Cystathionine gamma-synthase (COG:E~EggNog:ENOG503NZPG) produces the protein MVVLKPQSDFGHAPPPQTPYSIITNLPGWDQARSIRDGDMSALSRIVHIYPRFAPTQFAAELGQAIAQLVGMEGSVALPYLNPDMGPYTRRHVTLAQRKEHVMTPDAISLRCVDVGGHRLFVVLYDPKHMLGAMATWSNPGIGLSIRAGEQLLKHVATMQEVELPIGGADADVMPAPTWTPEGPAHQGLRERIVELLHRAPLDPARVATCAPGDVYLYPTGMAAVFHTSNALVRFRPGTIVVLGVVFHNTYHHLIEESPHGWKHFGRVDEEGIDAFESWLDQETQNGRDVSHVLVEVPGNPTLDTVDVARIKKLVSPSVVHGQHSLSRRQKKTDPAAHSRRNMASSSSLTILSPASATSTSLPRRTCS, from the exons atggtCGTCCTCAAGCCCCAATCCGACTTCGGGCATGCCCCGCCCCCGCAGACGCCCtacagcatcatcaccaacctCCCGGGATGGGACCAGGCGCGGAGcatccgcgacggcgacatgtCGGCGCTGTCGCGCATCGTCCACATCTACCCGCGCTTTGCGCCGACGCAGTTTGCGGCCGAG CTGGGCCAGGCCATCGCACAACTCGTGGGCATGGAGGGCTCCGTCGCCCTGCCCTATCTCAACCCCGACATGGGCCCCTACACGCGCCGGCACGTCAcgctggcgcagcgcaaGGAGCACGTCATGACGCCCGACGCCATCAGCCTCCGgtgcgtcgacgtcggcggccacaGGCTCTTCGTCGTGCTCTACGACCCCAAGCACATgctcggcgccatggcgacgtgGAGCAACCCCGGCATCGGCCTGTCGATTCGGGCCGGGGAGCAGCTCCTCAAGCATGTCGCCACCATGCAGGAAGTCGAGCTGCCGATTGgtggtgccgacgccgacgtgatGCCTGCCCCAACATGGACGCCCGAGGGCCCGGCGCACCAGGGTCTGCGtgagcgcatcgtcgagctgctgcatcggGCGCCGCTGGACCCAGCCAGGGTGGCGACGTGCGCGCCCGGGGACGTGTATCTGTATCccacgggcatggcggccgtcttcCACACGAGCAACGCCCTCGTGCGCTTCCGCCCGGGCACCATTGTCGTCctgggcgtcgtcttccacAACACGTACCACCATCTCATCGAGGAGTCGCCCCACGGCTGGAAGCATttcggccgcgtcgacgaagaGGGCATCGACGCGTTCGAGTCGTGGCTCGACCAGGAGACTCAGAACGGCAGGGACGTCAGCCACGTGCTGGTCGAAGTGCCCGGGAACCCAACCCTCGATACGGTCGATGTGGCCCGCATCAAGAAGCTGGTGAGTCCGTCCGTTGTACACGGCCAACACTCACTCAGTAGACGTCAGAAGAAAACTGATCCCGCAGCACACAGTCGGAGAAACATGGCTTCATCCTCATCCTTGACGATACTGTCGCCGGCTTCGGCAACGTCGACTTCCTTGCCGAGACGGACGTGCTCTTGA